A window from Parambassis ranga chromosome 13, fParRan2.1, whole genome shotgun sequence encodes these proteins:
- the spartb gene encoding spartin b isoform X3 yields MEKAKQDAFDNARLQVIKDGYERAFECLNEGLTADEAGDKTKALELYKRGRQHLLRAISVPSKGDECVGSSWESARQMQQKMQETLNNITTRLAILETSPDSGPAPTLSSGCASAPVASTGLYPKLNTKEKPEMPPSKNQLSTNGQPAGAVGGKPASSGVNLPVSPTRQPTAVVEQPPAYSAQAADGHLSISYGTDSGEMSLVGDEFYSRTSNSTPSPQSMSEDGEELLYIPYGVQMFFVTSEGQVSAPSYPGYLRLVKFTGECPENMPTRPPAFLQVCDWLYPLMAMNSPVLLCNTGVFMFPDMMAPGPGYYVGVVLSSELPAADRELFRDLLSQMTDLRTQAPDEAAETINLSQKVSIVTPEEPAPAETEEGKVLPEWSEKVAYGILTGASWLSWGLVKGAEFTGKAIHKGASKLREHITPEDKPAQVSPTVTKGLHVAKQATGGAVKVSQFLVDGVCTVAGAVGRELAPHVKKHGGKLIPESMRKDKDGRSNIDGAMVVAASGVQGFATVWTGLEVAAKDIATNVASETVTTVKHKFRGLQNIFDPPNEKKSNFP; encoded by the exons ATGGAGAAAGCCAAACAAGATGCATTTGACAATGCAAGACTTCAGGTGATCAAGGATGGCTACGAGAGGGCCTTTGAGTGCCTCAATGAAGGACTCACAGCAGATGAAGCTGGAGACAAGACAAAAGCCCTGGAGCTCTACAAGCGAGGGCGACAGCACCTCCTCCGGGCCATCAGTGTTCCCTCTAAAGGGGACGAGTGTGTCGGCAGCTCCTGGGAATCAGCCAGGCAGATGCAGCAGAAGATGCAGGAGACGCTGAACAACATCACCACTCGCCTGGCCATACTGGAGACCAGCCCTGACTCTGGACCTGCACCCACACTGAGCTCCGGCTGTGCGTCTGCTCCTGTTGCTTCAACAGGTCTTTACCCAAAACTAAATACCAAAGAAAAGCCAGAGATGCCGCCTTCAAAGAACCAACTGTCTACTAATGGGCAGCCTGCTGGAGCTGTAGGAGGAAAACCAGCAAGCAGTGGAGTGAATCTGCCTGTCTCACCCACCAGACAGCCTACAGCTGTGGTTGAACAGCCTCCAGCCTACTCTGCTCAGGCGGCCGACGGCCACCTGTCTATTTCATATGGGACAGACTCAGGGGAGATGTCCCTGGTCGGGGATGAGTTCTACAGCCGCACATCTAACTCGACCCCCTCGCCCCAGAGTATGAGTGAAGATGGAGAGGAGCTGCTGTACATTCCTTATGGTGTACAGATGTTTTTTGTTACATCTGAGGGGCAGGTGAGCGCTCCATCCTACCCAGGCTACCTGCGGCTGGTGAAGTTCACCGGTGAATGCCCTGAGAACATGCCCACTCGACCTCCAGCATTTCTGCAG GTGTGTGACTGGCTGTATCCACTGATGGCCATGAACTCCCCGGTGTTACTGTGTAACACTGGGGTGTTTATGTTTCCGGACATGATGGCACCAGGTCCAGGCTACTATGTGGGGGTGGTGCTGTCCTCTGagcttcctgctgcagacagagaactgTTTCGGGACCTGCTGTCTCAGATGACAGACCTCAGGACTcag GCTCCAGACGAAGCGGCAGAAACCATCAATCTCAGCCAGAAAGTGTCTATTGTTACACCAGAGGAGCCTGCACCagctgagacagaggagggtAAAGTTCTGCCTGAATGGAGTGAAAAGGTGGCATATGGCATTCTGACAG GTGCGTCATGGTTAAGCTGGGGTCTGGTGAAAGGAGCCGAGTTCACAGGCAAGGCCATTCACAAGGGGGCATCTAAGCTCAGAGAACACATCACTCCCGAGGACAAACCCGCCCAAGTCAGTCCTACAGTCACTAAAGGTCTCCATGTTGCCAAGCAAGCGACAGGAGGAGCTGTCAAAGTCAGCCAGTTTCTAG TGGATGGGGTGTGTACTGTTGCTGGCGCAGTGGGTCGAGAACTGGCGCCACATGTGAAAAAACATGGAGGCAAGCTGATCCCGGAGTCCATGAGGAAAGACAAGGATGGGCGTTCCAACATAGATGGAGCCATGGTGGTGGCTGCCAGTGGAGTGCAAG GATTTGCCACTGTGTGGACTGGTTTGGAGGTTGCAGCAAAGGACATTGCTACAAACGTAGCTTCAGAGACGGTCACTACTGTAAAACATAA ATTTAGGGGTCTACAAAACATCTTTGACCCACCTAATGAGAAGAAGAGTAATTTCCCCTGA
- the spartb gene encoding spartin b isoform X2 translates to MEKAKQDAFDNARLQVIKDGYERAFECLNEGLTADEAGDKTKALELYKRGRQHLLRAISVPSKGDECVGSSWESARQMQQKMQETLNNITTRLAILETSPDSGPAPTLSSGCASAPVASTGLYPKLNTKEKPEMPPSKNQLSTNGQPAGAVGGKPASSGVNLPVSPTRQPTAVVEQPPAYSAQAADGHLSISYGTDSGEMSLVGDEFYSRTSNSTPSPQSMSEDGEELLYIPYGVQMFFVTSEGQVSAPSYPGYLRLVKFTGECPENMPTRPPAFLQVCDWLYPLMAMNSPVLLCNTGVFMFPDMMAPGPGYYVGVVLSSELPAADRELFRDLLSQMTDLRTQAPDEAAETINLSQKVSIVTPEEPAPAETEEGKVLPEWSEKVAYGILTGASWLSWGLVKGAEFTGKAIHKGASKLREHITPEDKPAQVSPTVTKGLHVAKQATGGAVKVSQFLVDGVCTVAGAVGRELAPHVKKHGGKLIPESMRKDKDGRSNIDGAMVVAASGVQGFATVWTGLEVAAKDIATNVASETVTTVKHKFRGLQNIFDPPNEKKSTGQLQDKPQTTLSIPPLTSVSLPSILTTWGSKLR, encoded by the exons ATGGAGAAAGCCAAACAAGATGCATTTGACAATGCAAGACTTCAGGTGATCAAGGATGGCTACGAGAGGGCCTTTGAGTGCCTCAATGAAGGACTCACAGCAGATGAAGCTGGAGACAAGACAAAAGCCCTGGAGCTCTACAAGCGAGGGCGACAGCACCTCCTCCGGGCCATCAGTGTTCCCTCTAAAGGGGACGAGTGTGTCGGCAGCTCCTGGGAATCAGCCAGGCAGATGCAGCAGAAGATGCAGGAGACGCTGAACAACATCACCACTCGCCTGGCCATACTGGAGACCAGCCCTGACTCTGGACCTGCACCCACACTGAGCTCCGGCTGTGCGTCTGCTCCTGTTGCTTCAACAGGTCTTTACCCAAAACTAAATACCAAAGAAAAGCCAGAGATGCCGCCTTCAAAGAACCAACTGTCTACTAATGGGCAGCCTGCTGGAGCTGTAGGAGGAAAACCAGCAAGCAGTGGAGTGAATCTGCCTGTCTCACCCACCAGACAGCCTACAGCTGTGGTTGAACAGCCTCCAGCCTACTCTGCTCAGGCGGCCGACGGCCACCTGTCTATTTCATATGGGACAGACTCAGGGGAGATGTCCCTGGTCGGGGATGAGTTCTACAGCCGCACATCTAACTCGACCCCCTCGCCCCAGAGTATGAGTGAAGATGGAGAGGAGCTGCTGTACATTCCTTATGGTGTACAGATGTTTTTTGTTACATCTGAGGGGCAGGTGAGCGCTCCATCCTACCCAGGCTACCTGCGGCTGGTGAAGTTCACCGGTGAATGCCCTGAGAACATGCCCACTCGACCTCCAGCATTTCTGCAG GTGTGTGACTGGCTGTATCCACTGATGGCCATGAACTCCCCGGTGTTACTGTGTAACACTGGGGTGTTTATGTTTCCGGACATGATGGCACCAGGTCCAGGCTACTATGTGGGGGTGGTGCTGTCCTCTGagcttcctgctgcagacagagaactgTTTCGGGACCTGCTGTCTCAGATGACAGACCTCAGGACTcag GCTCCAGACGAAGCGGCAGAAACCATCAATCTCAGCCAGAAAGTGTCTATTGTTACACCAGAGGAGCCTGCACCagctgagacagaggagggtAAAGTTCTGCCTGAATGGAGTGAAAAGGTGGCATATGGCATTCTGACAG GTGCGTCATGGTTAAGCTGGGGTCTGGTGAAAGGAGCCGAGTTCACAGGCAAGGCCATTCACAAGGGGGCATCTAAGCTCAGAGAACACATCACTCCCGAGGACAAACCCGCCCAAGTCAGTCCTACAGTCACTAAAGGTCTCCATGTTGCCAAGCAAGCGACAGGAGGAGCTGTCAAAGTCAGCCAGTTTCTAG TGGATGGGGTGTGTACTGTTGCTGGCGCAGTGGGTCGAGAACTGGCGCCACATGTGAAAAAACATGGAGGCAAGCTGATCCCGGAGTCCATGAGGAAAGACAAGGATGGGCGTTCCAACATAGATGGAGCCATGGTGGTGGCTGCCAGTGGAGTGCAAG GATTTGCCACTGTGTGGACTGGTTTGGAGGTTGCAGCAAAGGACATTGCTACAAACGTAGCTTCAGAGACGGTCACTACTGTAAAACATAA ATTTAGGGGTCTACAAAACATCTTTGACCCACCTAATGAGAAGAAGA GTACGGGGCAGCTGCAGGACAAGCCACAGACCACGCTGTCAATTCCGCCATTAACGTCGGTATCACTGCCTTCAATATTGACAACCTGGGGATCAAAGCTGCGGTAA
- the spartb gene encoding spartin b isoform X1, producing MEKAKQDAFDNARLQVIKDGYERAFECLNEGLTADEAGDKTKALELYKRGRQHLLRAISVPSKGDECVGSSWESARQMQQKMQETLNNITTRLAILETSPDSGPAPTLSSGCASAPVASTGLYPKLNTKEKPEMPPSKNQLSTNGQPAGAVGGKPASSGVNLPVSPTRQPTAVVEQPPAYSAQAADGHLSISYGTDSGEMSLVGDEFYSRTSNSTPSPQSMSEDGEELLYIPYGVQMFFVTSEGQVSAPSYPGYLRLVKFTGECPENMPTRPPAFLQVCDWLYPLMAMNSPVLLCNTGVFMFPDMMAPGPGYYVGVVLSSELPAADRELFRDLLSQMTDLRTQAPDEAAETINLSQKVSIVTPEEPAPAETEEGKVLPEWSEKVAYGILTGASWLSWGLVKGAEFTGKAIHKGASKLREHITPEDKPAQVSPTVTKGLHVAKQATGGAVKVSQFLVDGVCTVAGAVGRELAPHVKKHGGKLIPESMRKDKDGRSNIDGAMVVAASGVQGFATVWTGLEVAAKDIATNVASETVTTVKHKYGAAAGQATDHAVNSAINVGITAFNIDNLGIKAAVKRTGKQTAQAILEDYKLQEKPGDGKQVEKLEK from the exons ATGGAGAAAGCCAAACAAGATGCATTTGACAATGCAAGACTTCAGGTGATCAAGGATGGCTACGAGAGGGCCTTTGAGTGCCTCAATGAAGGACTCACAGCAGATGAAGCTGGAGACAAGACAAAAGCCCTGGAGCTCTACAAGCGAGGGCGACAGCACCTCCTCCGGGCCATCAGTGTTCCCTCTAAAGGGGACGAGTGTGTCGGCAGCTCCTGGGAATCAGCCAGGCAGATGCAGCAGAAGATGCAGGAGACGCTGAACAACATCACCACTCGCCTGGCCATACTGGAGACCAGCCCTGACTCTGGACCTGCACCCACACTGAGCTCCGGCTGTGCGTCTGCTCCTGTTGCTTCAACAGGTCTTTACCCAAAACTAAATACCAAAGAAAAGCCAGAGATGCCGCCTTCAAAGAACCAACTGTCTACTAATGGGCAGCCTGCTGGAGCTGTAGGAGGAAAACCAGCAAGCAGTGGAGTGAATCTGCCTGTCTCACCCACCAGACAGCCTACAGCTGTGGTTGAACAGCCTCCAGCCTACTCTGCTCAGGCGGCCGACGGCCACCTGTCTATTTCATATGGGACAGACTCAGGGGAGATGTCCCTGGTCGGGGATGAGTTCTACAGCCGCACATCTAACTCGACCCCCTCGCCCCAGAGTATGAGTGAAGATGGAGAGGAGCTGCTGTACATTCCTTATGGTGTACAGATGTTTTTTGTTACATCTGAGGGGCAGGTGAGCGCTCCATCCTACCCAGGCTACCTGCGGCTGGTGAAGTTCACCGGTGAATGCCCTGAGAACATGCCCACTCGACCTCCAGCATTTCTGCAG GTGTGTGACTGGCTGTATCCACTGATGGCCATGAACTCCCCGGTGTTACTGTGTAACACTGGGGTGTTTATGTTTCCGGACATGATGGCACCAGGTCCAGGCTACTATGTGGGGGTGGTGCTGTCCTCTGagcttcctgctgcagacagagaactgTTTCGGGACCTGCTGTCTCAGATGACAGACCTCAGGACTcag GCTCCAGACGAAGCGGCAGAAACCATCAATCTCAGCCAGAAAGTGTCTATTGTTACACCAGAGGAGCCTGCACCagctgagacagaggagggtAAAGTTCTGCCTGAATGGAGTGAAAAGGTGGCATATGGCATTCTGACAG GTGCGTCATGGTTAAGCTGGGGTCTGGTGAAAGGAGCCGAGTTCACAGGCAAGGCCATTCACAAGGGGGCATCTAAGCTCAGAGAACACATCACTCCCGAGGACAAACCCGCCCAAGTCAGTCCTACAGTCACTAAAGGTCTCCATGTTGCCAAGCAAGCGACAGGAGGAGCTGTCAAAGTCAGCCAGTTTCTAG TGGATGGGGTGTGTACTGTTGCTGGCGCAGTGGGTCGAGAACTGGCGCCACATGTGAAAAAACATGGAGGCAAGCTGATCCCGGAGTCCATGAGGAAAGACAAGGATGGGCGTTCCAACATAGATGGAGCCATGGTGGTGGCTGCCAGTGGAGTGCAAG GATTTGCCACTGTGTGGACTGGTTTGGAGGTTGCAGCAAAGGACATTGCTACAAACGTAGCTTCAGAGACGGTCACTACTGTAAAACATAA GTACGGGGCAGCTGCAGGACAAGCCACAGACCACGCTGTCAATTCCGCCATTAACGTCGGTATCACTGCCTTCAATATTGACAACCTGGGGATCAAAGCTGCGGTAAAAAGGACTGGAAAGCAAACAGCGCAGGCCATTTTGGAAGACTACAAGCTTCAGGAAAAACCAGGAGATGGGAAGCAGGTCGAGAAATTGGAGAAATAG